From one Triticum aestivum cultivar Chinese Spring chromosome 4B, IWGSC CS RefSeq v2.1, whole genome shotgun sequence genomic stretch:
- the LOC123094206 gene encoding uncharacterized protein codes for MASGFTSSGGSSSRRGLISCLHSLNYRDEDAPLPHDDDLQEATRELILSFYDDTFRRLRLPCKAMPHLYGILSTAGLCLGLLDPVSNIILNTLALLNPKTKPLGDDVAAKTGSKKRHRPGFDPWHEVATRSCHSLMAFLVAYFGCINEEQAFRYLYRAKANLLLAVMLVQHDLYLVEPETLDPESKRTQAALKWAATSAGHHSPSTLAQVMAIRLKKGDLDLFNKKLFSANGPLTTEDVREIHRVLHMMMTPMCVANISNTNDGLVVHVRQNLDNGDSAIWSETEPLVVSSAAADARISSTAFRWDGTAISSLQTGLPSKLLDCLKIADGLKHILRTPCAGGDACDYLQSLKMYLHGIIHNMYVEAFKLLSAPPGSLMRNILMAGHCYGPCDPLSNIILNSIWHDTCGSVLSASERMMLNEYNDVLDPLSLLRLVVRSLEGLAKLALFADPRSSIACAMEKLCSSKCVVLLDMSSSATKNPFHEAAMAARHPTPLQLGEFHRMLLLVPDGRSKLLSHITKAQTSGGVLCVDDIRALMSALWLEFKKTSRFQTSGTLQASAPELCVEAALRVVSSARSKYEEERSWLRRKIKHVLKDYTDQHFWGPKYKLDFIFGVEESDHGRHPFTDTPSVRNYLSWK; via the exons ATGGCGTCTGGATTCACTTCTTCCGGCGGCTCTAGCTCCCGGAGGGGGCTCATCTCGTGCCTGCACAGCCTCAACTACCGCGACGAGGACGCGCCTCTTCCCCACGACGACGATTTGCAAGAAGCCACACGCGAGCTCATCCTCAGTTTCTACGACGACACGTTCCGCCGGCTCCGGCTGCCCTGCAAGGCCATGCCCCATCTTTACGGCATCCTCAGCACCGCCGGCCTTTGCCTCGGCCTCCTCGACCCTGTCTCCAATATCATCCTCAACACCCTCGCCCTCCTAAACCCCAAAACCAAGCCCCTCGGCGACGACGTCGCCGCCAAGACGGGATCCAAGAAGAGACACAGACCCGGTTTCGACCCCTGGCACGAGGTTGCAACCAGGTCCTGCCACAGTCTCATGGCTTTCCTTGTGGCCTACTTCGGATGCATCAACGAGGAACAGGCCTTCCGCTACCTCTATAGGGCCAAGGCCAATCTCCTCCTCGCCGTCATGCTCGTCCAGCACGATCTCTACCTTGTGGAGCCGGAGACACTGGACCCTGAATCCAAGAGGACGCAGGCCGCCCTCAAGTGGGCGGCCACCTCAGCAGGTCACCATTCGCCAAGCACCTTGGCTCAGGTCATGGCAATTCGGCTAAAAAAAGGCGACCTTGACCTCTTCAACAAGAAGTTGTTTTCAGCTAATGGCCCCCTCACGACCGAGGATGTCCGAGAAATCCACCGTGTGTTGCACATGATGATGACCCCCATGTGTGTTGCCAACATTAGCAACACCAATGATGGGCTGGTTGTCCATGTCCGTCAGAACCTCGACAACGGCGACAGCGCTATATGGTCCGagacagagccccttgtcgtctcTAGTGCAGCTGCTGACGCCAGGATCAGCTCCACCGCCTTCCGCTGGGACGGGACCGCCATCTCGTCTCTGCAGACCGGACTGCCTAGCAAGCTGCTAGATTGCCTCAAGATAGCAGATGGCCTAAAACACATTCTCAGGACCCCGtgcgctggtggtgacgcctgcgATTACCTGCAGTCTCTCAAGATGTACCTCCATGGCATAATTCACAACATGTACGTCGAGGCCTTCAAGTTGCTGTCCGCACCTCCGGGCTCACTCATGCGCAACATCCTCATGGCAGGCCACTGCTATGGGCCCTGTGACCCTCTCTCCAACATCATCCTTAACTCAATCTGGCATGACACATGTGGCTCCGTTCTCTCAGCTTCTGAGCGCATGATGTTGAATGAGTACAATGACGTCCTGGACCCCCTATCTCTGCTCCGCCTAGTTGTCCGTTCCCTTGAGGGGCTTGCAAAGCTTGCCTTGTTCGCCGACCCCCGGTCCTCAATTGCTTGTGCTATGGAGAAACTCTGCAGTTCAAAATGTGTCGTCCTTCTTGACATGTCATCATCTGCAACAAAGAACCCCTTCCACGAGGCGGCCATGGCTGCTAGACACCCGACGCCCCTTCAGCTCGGTGAATTTCACCGGATGCTGCTGCTCGTGCCCGATGGCCGAAGCAAGCTGCTCTCACATATAACCAAGGCGCAAACTAGTGGTGGTGTGTTGTGCGTCGATGACATCAGAGCCCTTATGTCGGCCTTGTGGTTGGAGTTCAAAAAAACATCCAGGTTCCAAACTAGTGGCACTTTGCAAGCTTCTGCGCCTGAACTTTGTGTAGAGGCCGCCTTGAGGGTGGTATCAAGCGCGAGATCAAAATATGAGGAGGAGAGGAGCTGGTTGCGTCGAAAGATTAAACATGTGCTCAAGGATTACACGGACCAACATTTTTGG GGACCAAAGTACAAACTTGATTTTATATTTGGTGTGGAGGAAAGCGACCATGGCCGGCATCCCTTcactgatactccctccgttcgaaattacttgtcttggaaatag